TTGTGGAATCAGGTCCCCGTGAGTCCACGATGTTCGGCCATTGGAACTTCAGTGATCACATATAATTGttcctaaaaaaaatatataaatccaagttaaagaattaataattcacacgagaaatttAGAGGAACTTTCCAGTAATGCCTATTGAATAAAAATGATCAGAACATCAGGATCTAGTCACATGATTCATGTAAAGCATATAGAGTCAGGATCCGGGGCAAACTAGCTAGTGGGCTTCAATGGGGGTGATCCTTTTCCACTCCTATATAGCGGCTTCACAAGACGGATTCCATGCCATGCCATGCGCCGCCCGTATTTGTCCAGCTTCCTCCAACATCCCTCCTTGCCACCCACCCATATATTACTAACACACCACGTCGCTACGTGCACCAGAGAGAGTCGGAAACCCCACACATATATATCCGGCTTATAATTATACATGGATCTTCCCGGCGGCACCGGGACGGATGCAAGAAACGGTTCGGACCCGGCCGCCATGGAAGCCAACTCCGCCTCCGTCGCCGTTCCTTTACTACTGAACCCTGCGTACGCCCGCACCAAGTCCATCGTCCACGACGAGCTCCGCAACTTCCGCATCTGCCTGAAATGGTGCGCCCTCGACCACTCCTCCTGCGGCGGCAGGGCCGCCTCCTACGCCACCTTCGTGGCGCTGGCCGTCGTCCTTCCCGCCGCCACCTCCCTCTCCGTCCGTCCCCCGCCCTCCGCCGCCGCGATGCCCTTGTACCAGCTGGTCCAGCTCCCGGAGTCGGGCCTCGCGGCCATCTCCTTCCTGACCCTCGCCGCCTTCTTCCGCCGGCACGGCCTCCGGCAGCTTCTCTTCCTGGACGGCGCCCTCCGCGACGACTCCGCCTTCGTCCGCCGCGGCTACAACCGGGAGCTGGACCGCGCTTTCCGCCACCTCGCCGCCATCCTCCTACCCTCCTTCTCCGTGGAGCTCGCCcacaagatcctcttcttctcctccgtcCCCGTGTCTGCCCGGCTCCCGTTCCGGGCGCCCATCCCCTGGAACTCGGTGGCCTTCGTGGCCACGCTGGCGTCCTGGGTGTACCGCACGGGGGTGTTCCTGCTGGTCTGCGTGCTCTTCCGTCTCACCTGCGAGCTCCAGATCCTCCGCTTCGAGGGCTTCTACAGGATGTTCGACGAGGGGGAGGGAGCCGGAGTCGAGCATCGGAGGAGTGGTAATTACGCCTGGGCCATATTCAAGGAGCACCTGAGGATAAAGAGGCAGCTCCTGGAGACCAGCCACAGGTACCGCATCTTCATCATCGGCTGCTTGGTCATCATCTCGGTCAGCCAATTGGGGGCTCTCATGCTCGTCTTGGCTTCCAAATCCCAGAAGAACTTCTGCAATTCGGGGGACCTCgtggtatatatatatttatatgctagATTTATTCACCGTTACATATACTGATATATATAACAACTCATCAACATCAAACTAATTAACAACTCACCAGATCAACAATAGGGAAACTAGctaattacatatatatatatatatatatatatatgtatatatatatatatatatatatatgtatatatatatataaaacgaATCCTACGATTATTAATTCTTAGCTCTTCTAATTGTAAATTAATTACAGGTTTGTTCGGCGGTTCAGATCAGTGGCTTCTTCATGTGCTTGTTAGGAGCCGCCAGGATCACTCACAGAGCTCAGAGGGTTGTCTCGGTGGCCAGCCGATGGCACACGATCACGTCATGCGCCCCCCGGTGCCCGTCGGATGCATCGCAGCTGCAGAAGCAAACACCAGCACCGCCCATAAATGAGCACCATGCATCAGATGCTGGTGACTGCGAACGCAACCTATCCAAAGAACCCATCATGTCTTCCTCCCATCCAGGTGCTTCTTTCGAAAGCCGACAAGCTTTGGGTGAGATTAACGGAGTAGCACTCCTCTAACAACTACATAATTAATTAATTGCACATAACCGCATTAATTTGATCAACGAATTAATGATTTGAGCCGACGGTTTTGAATGCAGTGACGTACTTGCAGCATAACGGTGGCGGCATCACGTTGTTTGGTTTTGCACTGGATCGAGGATTGCTCCACACACTCTTTGCCTTTGAAATGACACTGGTCTTGTGGATCCTAAGCAAAGTAGTCGTGCTTGCCTGATCTCTCTTCTCTCACTGGGTTGGCCGTGAGAAGCTGCAATTTGGATTCACGAATATGTACACCATAAATGGATGGCAAAATTAAGAaatcatgtatatatatatatatatatatcggaaTACAATAGAAATTCCAACTAGTTCTTAAATACCCACTAATTTGGATATATATCAGAAGGTTTATTTTGAGAAGTTTAGAACTTTGGCTTGGAGCCTGCGGAATACTGCTGCATGCATCGATTCTAACTTGTCGTTACAGATAATTGCATATGCCAACCCACCACCCCCATCCTTCCCCATTCACAGAGTAGAAAATCTTTGTTCTCTACTCTTTGTTCCACGATCAATGCATGCACCCCTTCTCAAAAGAAAACAGCCGTGAAACAGGGTTCAGGGCTCTGATGAACCCCCGCATCTACTCCCCTTTCACCTCCCACCAAACAATGGCTACACGTTTTTGCCTGCCGAAAGAGCTGCAGGTAGGACAATGTTGAATATACAGAGAAAAAggagaatttttattttcatatatcatGGGGGTGGAGCAGtttctattatatataataaatttattttttacaaaaaaatatcacAGTTCATAGCCATATTAATTATTCCTAATTAGAGTagctaattaaaaaaatatattacaaaATATATTACAGCCCATAGCCATCTTAACCATCCCTAATTAGAGTATCTAATTAGGGAAGTATAACTTACTTTTCAACACTCTCCCTCAAGATGAGGTGAAGATATCATGGAGTTTCATCTTGTTACAGATAAATATAAAAACTGGAGTACTAAGCCCTTTCGTATAAATATCAGCTAGCTATTCGGAGAATTTGATAAACGAAAGGCAGATAATACGCTAATCTAACTTTTCTTTAATAAAATGTCGATCAATCTCAATATGCTTCGTCCGATCATACTAAACAGGATTGTTGGTAATATTAATGGCTGCCTTATTGTCACAGAAGAGAAACTAGGAGAAGTCCGAAAAAGATGCAACTCAGTCATGAGTTGTTTTAACCATATAACTTCACAGACCCCTTGAGCTAAGGCCCGATATTCAGCTTCAGCACTGGAACGAGCAACCACATCCTGCTTCTTACTGTGTTATGTCACAAGATTATCACCTAAGAAAGTACAATAACCTgaggtagactttctatcatccaaAGCTCTAGCCCAGTCAGCATCAATATATCCCTCGATCTTAAGGTGTCCATGACGAGAAAACAGAAGACCACATTCAGGATATCCTTTAAGATAACGCACAATCCGATAGGCAGCTTCCTGATGTCTCTAACGAGGATCGTGCATATACTGACTTACGACATTAACAGCAAAAGTGATGTTAGGACGAGTATGAGAAAGATAAATCAGTCGTCTCACTAGGCATAGTGCTAATATGGCTTGAATTTTGGGTATTTTTTATTGGCTTGAACTATGACCCGATCCGAAAAGCCCGCGTTGTGATCTGAATGAAATTTTTGGGGATGTCTGTGGTGGTAGCGGAGGGTATGGGCCGATAGGCCCATGCCCGAAGCCCTCCACTGACTTCATTGGGGGGTGCAGGGGGCAATGCCCCCCGTGGTACGGACCAGTATAAATATTGTACTTTCTGTCAATCTCGATAGTTTTGTGAGAgaggtttggaaaatcaaattgcggctaggatttggagagttctgagtgattgtatctctcttttcatcatagtggaatttttctctcgtgtcTTTCTCGTAGACGTAGGTTTTTTAGCCGAACCATGCATGTAAATCCtgtgtttgtttttcttcttttctctattTTGTGTGATTGTACGAATCTGTGTGTGTCTTATTTTTGTGCTTGCTGTAACACATAGATATCTCTCTCAATCAATTGGAGTACCATCATCTGACATAAGATGATGGTTCTGCTCAATGGGAGTAGCTGCAGGTCTACAACCCAACATGCCTATTTCTGTTAGTAAGTCAAGCATATACTTTCGTTGAGAAAGAAAAATACCATGAGATGATCTAGAAACTTCAATCCCAAGGAAGTATCTCAAAGGACCAAGATCTTTGACTTCAAATGACTGAGCTAAATGATTCTTTAGACGATTAATCTCTGGAAGATCATTATCCGTTAGAATTATATCATCAACGTACACTATTAAAATTACAATCTTCCCATTGTTATGTTGAAAAGATATGGTATGATCGGCATTACTTTGCTGATAACCCATTTCTAGTACTGCGCGTCGGAACTGATCAAACCAAGCCTGAGATGACTGTTTCAAGCCATAAAGTGAGTGACGCAGCCGACACACCTTTCCAGCAGTTACGGCACTAGAGAAATCTAGAGAAATTTTCATGTACATCTCCTCCTGAAGATCCCCATGTAAAAAGGTATTCTTAACATCTAATTGAAAAAGACTCCCGTAAAGATTAGCAGCACAAGAAATAAGGGTCCTCACAGAGTTCATCTTTGCAACTGGagcaaagatttcatcatagtctatTCTGTATGTCTgagtataaccttttgctaccaaTCACGCTTTATAGCGATCAACGGTTCCTTCTGGAGTTTGTTTCACTGTAAAAACCCATCTGTAGCCAACAGCTTATTTTCCAGCAGGAAATGGAACAAGCTCCCATGTATTGTTCTTGGCCAAGGCCTTTATCTCCTCAAGCATTGCCTCCTTCCATTTTAGATCTGCTATAGCATCCTTCTAGTGCGAGGGAATAGAGATAGAAGCCATAGATGCAATAAAAGATCTATATGAAGGTGAAAGAGACTTATAGGAAACAAAATTAGCAATATCATGACGATAACGAGAAGAAATAATATGTGGACGATAAGCTTTTCTATGAGCAATAGAAAGATATAAATCAATTAAAGAAATATTACCGTCATTATTATTAGAGGAAGAAGATATCGGAGCCAACTCTGAAGGAGACTGTGGGGTAGTAGTAGAATGTATACTAGGCTCTATAATAGGCTCTGTAACAAGTGGAAAAAACTGCTGCTCCCTCTGTCGATTAAAACTACTATCTACAGAATTACTATCTGATTGCTCCTGTTCTCTAGACTCCTGCTCCTCAGACTCTCCCTCACGATTGCTAAAATTAGACGAAACatcgagagagaagagaaagtctgatacCAGAGTAGGTTGATTGGTGGGCACATCCACAGGATCACTACTAAAGAATGCTTCAGACTCTAGGAATGTCACATCTATACTGACCAACATATGCCGCTCGAAAGGATAATAGCATTTATATCCTTTCAGAGTAGCAGAATAGCGAACAAAAATACATTTGAGAGCCCGAAGATCAAGTTTACTAATCATGAATCGATGATCTCGGATAAAGCATACACATCCAAATACCCAAGGAGGTATAACAAAAGAAGATACTCTTTATAGGCACTCAAGTGGCGTGCGATAGTCCAAAGCTCGAAGAGACATCCGATTAATAAGATAAGCTGCAGTAAGAACTACCTTACCCCAAAGATACGTAGGAACTCTCATAGTGAAGGACAAAGACCGAGCTACTTCCAATAAGTGTCAATTTTTACGTTCAACCATACCATTCTGAGCAGGCATATCAATACATGTAGTCTGATGGACAATCAAATGAGCAACTAAATACTCACAGATCTCCCTATTCATGTACTCAATGCTATTGTCAGATCTCAGAGTTTTGATTGTGGCATTAAACTGAGTATTTACAAACTTGTGGAACTCCTTGAAATACTTGAGAACCTCATCTTTCGTTTTTAGTAGATAAACCCGGATCACTTTACTATGACAGTCAATAAATGTAACAAAGTACCGATGTATAGAAAGAGAAACAGTGCTACACAGCCCCCACACATCAGAGTGAATAACATCAAAGATCTTAATATTTCGAGtgccagaaataggataaatagtCCGTGTGTGTTTAACAAACTCACATGCATCACAAACCAATTTATACTtgtcataaatattatataaactaGGAAAGAGTCTTGTTAACACAGAGAAAGATAGATGCCCAAGCCTACGATATTGTAACTGGAGTTCATGCACAGCATTCTCAGAAGAAGATACAACCAAGTCAGTTTTTAAATTACCTTTCTGTCCTCTTTCAGTTAGATAATAAAGCCCATCATGCATTCTACTATATCCAATCGTCTCCTCCATTGTCAGCTCCTGGATAACACAATAAGTGAGAAAAAATGTTACTTTGCAATTTAAAGCAGCTGTAATGGAGCTTATAGAGAGGAGATTAGTAGGAAAACTAGGAACATGTAAAACTAAGGACTATGTCATGGTTGGTGTACAGTTGACAGATCTTTTTTTTGATACAGTGGAGAAGGATCTATCAGCTATACGTACTTTATCCCGACTAGAGCAAAGTGAATATGACACGAAAGACTTTGATTGTCCTGTCATGTGACTAGTAGCTCCTGAGTCTAGGATCCAATATTGAGAAGTATCTAAGGCAGTAAGTGTACTACTACTATCGGAAGTATAAGAACTAGTTTGTGCAAAGCAggaatgaaaaatgaaaaaaagacagGAAGAATCACTGATGCTGGGACGACGGAGTGGTGGGGTGGTGCCAGGACGACGGGACAATGGGGAGATGAAAAGATGAGAACGGGGTGGATAGGAGATGAAGATGAGGGAAAGATGGGGGAGAGAAAAAATTAAGAATCGAAAGAAAGATTCATGGATCAGAACCTAAGTACTCTGATATCATGTTGAatatagagagaaaaagaagaatttttatttttatatattgtaTGGGATGGAGTAGTCCCCATTATATacaataattttatcttttataaaaaaatatcacagCTTATAGCCACCTTAACTATCTCTAATTAGAATAgctaattagaaaaatatattacaAAATATATTACAGTTCATAGCCACCTTAACCATCGTTAATTAGAGTATCTAATTAGGGAAATACATTCTACTTTCCAACAGACAAGCATCGATCAGGCTGCTCGATCTTGGCTTCTTACAAGCAAGATAATGGAATTCAAGATTGATGAGCTCAACACGATGTTAATTAATTACAAATTTTCTACCTCAGTTTGTTTCATAACTGGACGTACAAGATCGAACGAGCCCATCCCTGAGCTGCATCCGTTTATATTTGAGCCTGGAATGTTCAAGCTTTGCTTGTTGGTGAATCCAACTTTAAGAAAGGACAGAGCGAGTTTGGGTCATTTCTTGATTAGATAAGCTTAATCAAGCCTCTTCATAAACAATTGGTTCATTTACACCTAAAAGACATCAGATCGTTCAGGTTGCTAGCTCCGTCATTATGGAAATGCTCAGGCATGTTAGACCATGCATTTTGCTCCTACCATAGCACACTCGCGCTAGTACATACACCACTTCGTACTATTTAATAAATGAAAAACTAATACATGGACCAAAATGAGAAGAAAACATTTCGAAAGTACTTCAAAAACCGAAGCCCGAAAAACTGATACTTGATTTCTGACTCCTTTGGATGTATCTGCACAAGTATTGTTTGAATGATCTATTCTatcaacaataaaaaaaaaaaacgataCAAAatttcatatcatttttttttcatcaaaacaaTATGGTACGATAAGATATCGAAACCAACCGCATACATCAAAATCGAAAACAAAAAAGTCATAGGTCACAAGTGGTCGGATGCGCATTGGTACAGACTGTCTCAGCAGCCTGGAGCTTCGCATTAGAACCGTGTGGTAACGATGATGCCTTCTCGTTCTTTGCAGTCCATGCCAAATATCTTGACTGATAGGGTACAAAATGCGCCTTCCTCTCAGAAAAATAAGGGAAATCAAGCATGCCAAGCAGTAATGCAAGGAATAGACCTAATCAAAGTGACCAGTTCAGCATTCAGGAACAATTTAAGTAGGGGCATATGATTCAAAAGTTTATTAAAAAACATGAAGATAAACCAAATCCTCATGAAGACTAATCAAATCTTCAGAAAGAATCTGGATAATTAGAAGGTAAAAAATGTGGAATTTATTGATATAGCATGCAGAGGAAAGCATATTTGAAAGATAAGGATCAGAGTGTGAGCGAGGCGGAGGCAACTCAGACTTGCCTATTTTCACACTGTGCTGCAAGGAATGAATCCTTCTACATACAAAAAAGATTCAAGCAAATGGCAGAAACTAATCGTCTTCAGAACAACAGACCATCTAAGCTTTGCATCACtagttcaacaagaagaaagtaaTGATGGCACACAGTTTGGCAGATCCATAGATCATAGCAACCAGAAGAAAGATTGAGACAAAATGCTGAACCAAAGGAAAACAAGATTATGATTTTCTGACAACTCCACGGTCTGTGTCTGGAAATAAAAGATACATAATTTTAGACCTCTTCCTGCAGAGCTGTGCCATGCAAAGTTGAAAACTTGCACGTCCTTTAGTTATGCCCACTTTGCTCgcaatttttgcttctttttcaaaGTGTCTGTAGCTGATTGCCGCAATTGACACTAATAAGTTGTCTTGTTTTCTGTTTTTTCAAATCATATGGCGTGAATAGTTCTAAAAAAAGCTGATTTCAAAATCG
The sequence above is a segment of the Elaeis guineensis isolate ETL-2024a chromosome 7, EG11, whole genome shotgun sequence genome. Coding sequences within it:
- the LOC105049268 gene encoding uncharacterized protein translates to MDLPGGTGTDARNGSDPAAMEANSASVAVPLLLNPAYARTKSIVHDELRNFRICLKWCALDHSSCGGRAASYATFVALAVVLPAATSLSVRPPPSAAAMPLYQLVQLPESGLAAISFLTLAAFFRRHGLRQLLFLDGALRDDSAFVRRGYNRELDRAFRHLAAILLPSFSVELAHKILFFSSVPVSARLPFRAPIPWNSVAFVATLASWVYRTGVFLLVCVLFRLTCELQILRFEGFYRMFDEGEGAGVEHRRSGNYAWAIFKEHLRIKRQLLETSHRYRIFIIGCLVIISVSQLGALMLVLASKSQKNFCNSGDLVVCSAVQISGFFMCLLGAARITHRAQRVVSVASRWHTITSCAPRCPSDASQLQKQTPAPPINEHHASDAGDCERNLSKEPIMSSSHPGASFESRQALVTYLQHNGGGITLFGFALDRGLLHTLFAFEMTLVLWILSKVVVLA